In Ostrea edulis chromosome 6, xbOstEdul1.1, whole genome shotgun sequence, a single window of DNA contains:
- the LOC125646133 gene encoding uncharacterized protein LOC125646133 isoform X3, whose amino-acid sequence MDGSHQRYQHNMSMATDLSLSTMNEQGDIGMYQQPLDLQASNTGMQHSYINNYNLQSLGQTSPNRSYMSSNMPDQYHTNAAMASYKSTYVSPTKVSHAVTGNEQYNLNTLSAQDYSQKELSSTPIMTYKSSTSMTVKPPKSYTGRGTEFNSSIPTYRNNMADSAHVTVPINPDPPPPVKNPDPPPAMKTTPYKPRHNISEKVMRMEKEVPPQITSTEDKLATQDYTEINLPRELMSKMFGLLKQGMFCDAVLVTGGKEIKVHKLVLMAASPFLMNKMANPSPGESIRVSLPAGIPVEVASQLVHYLYDGNVTITTENVGKFARIAKLFHLEHLLKICTQFIHHYKLDNSLLNVTNEDISIVANPISPQKVAAAPENVQKTPTKKDDQISSKPLAGGGKKPIKEANKQCPIPTTVNHMYGTRTQSGIVKKKSFKDETSTNSLKKGSIANKKSISPATKPESVCENRTNVSPKQKSNIPTVVTQSYLNHPRKRRLSMLAQETASNKETTETLEEDLGVVSEELDDDTDSDYTPPSITTQSGMQRAVFEGARKGKTFKTVKKSSTLSSIKKGLGKKRSQTNSPLLKSETTRQPPKKRAREFAEKEVEEMASYIFKNDTTTFTNVKPLHGNKGKKKKKPAKSKTPGSSKLTPYSGISRYASELEEMAKSVPEEEKVFICRLCGNEFVFPKRCITHVMKTHEMSVADSMTHIEIGKREAAPKSCDICGYVTKDSNHYYMHYHKYFRHGVPLPKGWKPYKCDTCGKECFTKFQLKDHKLIHVEQTPFVCETCGTGFKSRTCLNSHVYHKHSTVRKHPCTECTKTFKTRTQLLVHKRTHSGEKPFQCPECAYKSTTRGNMRIHLTNRHKLSPDEIKYLMESIKYSNPAVLCIVEVNEDYEEPPNPAVDKEEKSKSGPSRPPVKSKSIMVMNQKGAIDVMDSQEYAESLTVVGAPKCAPQPQVRTGEPSAPQPQVRAGEPSEMNPLHSTLNSLMESSASAGATSSTGLQDPQQYLLQTINIPISQELPMGDVETAQLLFNHVNNDQLQHTDHPYTMETPINLVQDSQQNMNAISQGHKGYSTDEIQSMLTNTGRQYGQSKSQNETYIQMVPAAQLQHVQLQESSSQNTTNMNHSSQLVNQPEIPVQNMSPIKKQLQYQYQMNADPAHSLLINNQELTSSHSNQLTSTHPQPSVSLLPVSLQTTHTPISQYVTIARRNEQQQTVPSSSGAVTVHTYIVRSQKSGSDTLKNYSSELQNQKKVDNDILPPTHTLWNTPITIQGTVATNAPAAQRSQTRQQYSSSVQSTGRYTDSDHSNANYPYSNFKS is encoded by the exons ATGGATGGATCACACCAGAGATACCAACACAACATGTCGATGGCAACGGACTTAAGTTTGTCCACAATGAATGAACAGGGAGACATTGGTATGTACCAGCAACCTCTAGACCTGCAGGCCAGCAACACAGGCATGCAACATAGCTACATCAACAACTACAACCTGCAGTCTTTAGGACAAACATCACCCAACAGGAGTTATATGTCATCCAACATGCCAGATCAATACCATACAAATGCTGCAATGGCGTCGTACAAGTCCACTTATGTTAGTCCAACAAAAGTTTCTCATGCAGTGACTGGGAATGAACAGTACAACCTGAACACTCTTTCTGCTCAAGATTACTCTCAGAAAGAACTCTCAAGCACTCCCATAATGACATATAAAAGTTCTACAAGTATGACAGTGAAGCCTCCGAAGAGTTACACTGGAAGAGGGACAGAGTTCAACTCCAGCATTCCCACATACAGAAATAACATGGCAGATAGTGCTCATGTCACAGTGCCAATCAATCCAGACCCGCCTCCACCAGTGAAAAACCCAGATCCACCCCCAGCGATGAAAACCACTCCATACAAGCCAAGACACAACATCAGCGAGAAGGTGATGAGGATGGAGAAAGAAGTTCCTCCCCAGATAACATCAACAGAAGATAAGCTAGCCACACAGGATTACACTGAGATCAACCTACCCAGAGAGTTGATGAGTAAGATGTTTGGACTGCTGAAACAGGGCATGTTTTGTGATGCCGTTCTGGTGACGGGAGGCAAAGAAATCAAG GTTCATAAACTTGTGCTGATGGCAGCCAGTCCCTTCTTAATGAACAAGATGGCCAACCCTAGTCCAGGAGAATCCATTCGAGTGAGTTTACCGGCCGGTATTCCTGTGGAAGTGGCCTCTCAGCTGGTGCATTATCTTTATGATGGAAATGTCACCATCACAACAGAAAATGTGGGGAAGTTTGCAAGGATAGCAAAGCTATTCCATCTTGAACATCTTCTCAAGATATGTACACAGTTCATCCACCATTACAAGCTAGACAACTCACTACTGAATGTTACCAATGAAGACATCTCCATCGTAGCAAATCCCATTTCTCCTCAGAAAGTGGCTGCTGCTCCAGAGAATGTTCAGAAGACACCAACAAAGAAAGATGATCAGATTTCTAGCAAACCATTGGCAGGTGGGGGAAAGAAGCCTATCAAGGAAGCCAACAAACAGTGTCCCATTCCTACCACAGTCAATCACATGTATGGGACTCGAACCCAGTCTGGAATTGTGAAAAAGAAATCCTTCAAAGATGAAACTTCCACCAATAGCTTAAAGAAAGGAAGCATTGCAAATAAGAAATCAATTTCTCCAGCCACAAAACCTGAGTCTGTGTGTGAGAATAGAACAAATGTCTCACCAAAGCAGAAAAGTAACATACCCACTGTTGTGACACAGTCTTATTTGAATCACCCTAGAAAGAGAAGACTCTCAATGTTAGCCCAGGAAACTGCAAGCAACAAGGAAACAACGGAAACTCTGGAGGAGGATCTAGGTGTGGTGTCTGAGGAGCTGGATGACGACACAGACAGTGACTACACTCCCCCCTCCATCACCACACAGTCAGGAATGCAGAGGGCAGTGTTTGAAGGGGCAAGGAAGGGAAAGACCTTCAAGACGGTGAAGAAATCCTCCACCCTTAGCAGCATCAAAAAAGGCCTTGGCAAAAA GAGATCACAAACCAATTCTCCACTCTTGAAGTCAGAAACCACCAGACAACCACCAAAGAAGAGAGCAAGAGAATTTGCAGAAAAAGAGGTAGAGGAGATGGCTTCATATATCTTTAAGAATGACACTACGACGTTCACCAATGTTAAGCCTCTTCATGGCAATAAGGgcaagaagaagaaaaaaccagCCAAAAGCAAGACCCCTGGATCATCTAAACTTACACCATACTCGGGGATAAGTCGCTATGCCTCTGAACTTGAAGAAATGGCTAAGTCGGTTCCAGAAGAGGAAAAAGTTTTCATCTGCAGATTGTGTGGTAATGAGTTTGTATTTCCCAAACGCTGTATTACCCATGTCATGAAAACCCACGAGATGAGTGTAGCAGATTCCATGACGCACATAGAGATTGGCAAAAGAGAAGCTGCTCCAAAGTCATGTGATATTTGTGGATATGTTACTAAGGACTCTAATCATTATTACATGCATTATCACAAGTATTTCAGACATGGAGTACCCCTTCCAAAAGGCTGGAAACCTTACAAATGCGACACCTGTGGAAAAGAGTGCTTCACAAAGTTCCAATTGAAGGATCATAAACTTATCCATGTGGAACAGACACCATTTGTGTGTGAAACCTGTGGAACAGGGTTCAAATCAAGAACATGCTTAAATAGCCATGTGTATCACAAACACAGCACGGTACGCAAACATCCATGTACAGAATGCACCAAAACATTCAAAACTCGCACTCAGTTGTTAGTTCACAAGCGGACTCACAGTGGAGAAAAGCCATTCCAGTGTCCAGAATGTGCATACAAAAGTACTACTCGTGGGAACATGAGGATACACCTAACCAACAGGCATAAACTCAGCCCTGATGAAATCAAGTATCTCATGGAGAGCATAAAGTATAGCAATCCTGCTGTGCTATGTATTGTAGAGGTAAATGAAGATTATGAAGAGCCTCCAAATCCTGCAGTGGATAAAGAAGAAAAGAGTAAGTCCGGTCCATCAAGGCCACCAGTGAAATCCAAGAGCATAATGGTGATGAATCAGAAGGGGGCAATTGATGTGATGGACAGTCAGGAGTATGCTGAATCTCTCACAGTTGTAGGAGCGCCAAAATGTGCTCCACAGCCTCAAGTCAGGACAGGCGAACCCAGTGCTCCACAGCCTCAAGTCAGGGCAGGTGAACCCAGTGAAATGAATCCGCTACACTCCACACTAAACTCTCTGATGGAATCTTCTGCAAGTGCTGGAGCAACTTCTTCCACAGGTCTTCAGGATCCCCAGCAATATCTTCTACAAACCATCAACATCCCGATATCTCAAGAGCTTCCAATGGGAGATGTTGAGACAGCTCAACTGTTGTTTAATCATGTCAACAATGATCAGCTCCAGCATACAGATCACCCGTACACAATGGAAACTCCAATCAACCTGGTACAGGACAGTCAACAAAACATGAATGCAATCAGTCAAGGCCATAAAGGGTACAGCACAGATGAAATCCAGTCCATGCTAACCAACACTGGAAGGCAGTATGGACAATCCAAGTCTCAGAATGAAACCTATATACAAATGGTTCCTGCTGCTCAACTTCAGCATGTGCAATTGCAGGAGAGTTCATCTCAAAATACCACCAACATGAACCATTCCTCTCAATTGGTTAACCAACCAGAAATCCCTGTACAGAACATGTCCCCAATAAAGAAACAACTACAATATCAATACCAGATGAATGCAGACCCAGCTCATTCATTACTAATAAACAACCAGGAGCTCACTAGCTCACATTCCAATCAGCTGACTTCCACCCACCCCCAACCATCCGTGTCGCTTCTCCCGGTCAGTTTACAGACAACACACACCCCAATATCTCAGTATGTCACCATAGCCAGGAGGAATGAACAACAGCAAACAGTGCCCTCTAGTTCAGGGGCAGTAACTGTGCATACTTACATTGTCCGATCTCAGAAATCAGGATCAGACACCCTAAAAAATTACTCCTCAGAGCTACAAAACCAGAAGAAAGTGGATAATGACATCCTCCCTCCCACACACACACTATGGAACACTCCAATTACCATACAGGGAACAGTGGCCACCAATGCCCCCGCAGCCCAGAGAAGCCAGACCCGTCAACAGTACAGCAGCTCTGTACAGTCGACTGGTCGTTACACTGATAGTGACCATAGCAATGCAAATTACCCATATTCTAATTTCAAGTCATAA
- the LOC125646133 gene encoding uncharacterized protein LOC125646133 isoform X2, giving the protein MENQKWSQQFHWKMDGSHQRYQHNMSMATDLSLSTMNEQGDIGMYQQPLDLQASNTGMQHSYINNYNLQSLGQTSPNRSYMSSNMPDQYHTNAAMASYKSTYVSPTKVSHAVTGNEQYNLNTLSAQDYSQKELSSTPIMTYKSSTSMTVKPPKSYTGRGTEFNSSIPTYRNNMADSAHVTVPINPDPPPPVKNPDPPPAMKTTPYKPRHNISEKVMRMEKEVPPQITSTEDKLATQDYTEINLPRELMSKMFGLLKQGMFCDAVLVTGGKEIKVHKLVLMAASPFLMNKMANPSPGESIRVSLPAGIPVEVASQLVHYLYDGNVTITTENVGKFARIAKLFHLEHLLKICTQFIHHYKLDNSLLNVTNEDISIVANPISPQKVAAAPENVQKTPTKKDDQISSKPLAGGGKKPIKEANKQCPIPTTVNHMYGTRTQSGIVKKKSFKDETSTNSLKKGSIANKKSISPATKPESVCENRTNVSPKQKSNIPTVVTQSYLNHPRKRRLSMLAQETASNKETTETLEEDLGVVSEELDDDTDSDYTPPSITTQSGMQRAVFEGARKGKTFKTVKKSSTLSSIKKGLGKKRSQTNSPLLKSETTRQPPKKRAREFAEKEVEEMASYIFKNDTTTFTNVKPLHGNKGKKKKKPAKSKTPGSSKLTPYSGISRYASELEEMAKSVPEEEKVFICRLCGNEFVFPKRCITHVMKTHEMSVADSMTHIEIGKREAAPKSCDICGYVTKDSNHYYMHYHKYFRHGVPLPKGWKPYKCDTCGKECFTKFQLKDHKLIHVEQTPFVCETCGTGFKSRTCLNSHVYHKHSTVRKHPCTECTKTFKTRTQLLVHKRTHSGEKPFQCPECAYKSTTRGNMRIHLTNRHKLSPDEIKYLMESIKYSNPAVLCIVEVNEDYEEPPNPAVDKEEKSKSGPSRPPVKSKSIMVMNQKGAIDVMDSQEYAESLTVVGAPKCAPQPQVRTGEPSAPQPQVRAGEPSEMNPLHSTLNSLMESSASAGATSSTGLQDPQQYLLQTINIPISQELPMGDVETAQLLFNHVNNDQLQHTDHPYTMETPINLVQDSQQNMNAISQGHKGYSTDEIQSMLTNTGRQYGQSKSQNETYIQMVPAAQLQHVQLQESSSQNTTNMNHSSQLVNQPEIPVQNMSPIKKQLQYQYQMNADPAHSLLINNQELTSSHSNQLTSTHPQPSVSLLPVSLQTTHTPISQYVTIARRNEQQQTVPSSSGAVTVHTYIVRSQKSGSDTLKNYSSELQNQKKVDNDILPPTHTLWNTPITIQGTVATNAPAAQRSQTRQQYSSSVQSTGRYTDSDHSNANYPYSNFKS; this is encoded by the exons ATGGAGAATCAGAAATGGTCCCAGCAATTTCATTG GAAGATGGATGGATCACACCAGAGATACCAACACAACATGTCGATGGCAACGGACTTAAGTTTGTCCACAATGAATGAACAGGGAGACATTGGTATGTACCAGCAACCTCTAGACCTGCAGGCCAGCAACACAGGCATGCAACATAGCTACATCAACAACTACAACCTGCAGTCTTTAGGACAAACATCACCCAACAGGAGTTATATGTCATCCAACATGCCAGATCAATACCATACAAATGCTGCAATGGCGTCGTACAAGTCCACTTATGTTAGTCCAACAAAAGTTTCTCATGCAGTGACTGGGAATGAACAGTACAACCTGAACACTCTTTCTGCTCAAGATTACTCTCAGAAAGAACTCTCAAGCACTCCCATAATGACATATAAAAGTTCTACAAGTATGACAGTGAAGCCTCCGAAGAGTTACACTGGAAGAGGGACAGAGTTCAACTCCAGCATTCCCACATACAGAAATAACATGGCAGATAGTGCTCATGTCACAGTGCCAATCAATCCAGACCCGCCTCCACCAGTGAAAAACCCAGATCCACCCCCAGCGATGAAAACCACTCCATACAAGCCAAGACACAACATCAGCGAGAAGGTGATGAGGATGGAGAAAGAAGTTCCTCCCCAGATAACATCAACAGAAGATAAGCTAGCCACACAGGATTACACTGAGATCAACCTACCCAGAGAGTTGATGAGTAAGATGTTTGGACTGCTGAAACAGGGCATGTTTTGTGATGCCGTTCTGGTGACGGGAGGCAAAGAAATCAAG GTTCATAAACTTGTGCTGATGGCAGCCAGTCCCTTCTTAATGAACAAGATGGCCAACCCTAGTCCAGGAGAATCCATTCGAGTGAGTTTACCGGCCGGTATTCCTGTGGAAGTGGCCTCTCAGCTGGTGCATTATCTTTATGATGGAAATGTCACCATCACAACAGAAAATGTGGGGAAGTTTGCAAGGATAGCAAAGCTATTCCATCTTGAACATCTTCTCAAGATATGTACACAGTTCATCCACCATTACAAGCTAGACAACTCACTACTGAATGTTACCAATGAAGACATCTCCATCGTAGCAAATCCCATTTCTCCTCAGAAAGTGGCTGCTGCTCCAGAGAATGTTCAGAAGACACCAACAAAGAAAGATGATCAGATTTCTAGCAAACCATTGGCAGGTGGGGGAAAGAAGCCTATCAAGGAAGCCAACAAACAGTGTCCCATTCCTACCACAGTCAATCACATGTATGGGACTCGAACCCAGTCTGGAATTGTGAAAAAGAAATCCTTCAAAGATGAAACTTCCACCAATAGCTTAAAGAAAGGAAGCATTGCAAATAAGAAATCAATTTCTCCAGCCACAAAACCTGAGTCTGTGTGTGAGAATAGAACAAATGTCTCACCAAAGCAGAAAAGTAACATACCCACTGTTGTGACACAGTCTTATTTGAATCACCCTAGAAAGAGAAGACTCTCAATGTTAGCCCAGGAAACTGCAAGCAACAAGGAAACAACGGAAACTCTGGAGGAGGATCTAGGTGTGGTGTCTGAGGAGCTGGATGACGACACAGACAGTGACTACACTCCCCCCTCCATCACCACACAGTCAGGAATGCAGAGGGCAGTGTTTGAAGGGGCAAGGAAGGGAAAGACCTTCAAGACGGTGAAGAAATCCTCCACCCTTAGCAGCATCAAAAAAGGCCTTGGCAAAAA GAGATCACAAACCAATTCTCCACTCTTGAAGTCAGAAACCACCAGACAACCACCAAAGAAGAGAGCAAGAGAATTTGCAGAAAAAGAGGTAGAGGAGATGGCTTCATATATCTTTAAGAATGACACTACGACGTTCACCAATGTTAAGCCTCTTCATGGCAATAAGGgcaagaagaagaaaaaaccagCCAAAAGCAAGACCCCTGGATCATCTAAACTTACACCATACTCGGGGATAAGTCGCTATGCCTCTGAACTTGAAGAAATGGCTAAGTCGGTTCCAGAAGAGGAAAAAGTTTTCATCTGCAGATTGTGTGGTAATGAGTTTGTATTTCCCAAACGCTGTATTACCCATGTCATGAAAACCCACGAGATGAGTGTAGCAGATTCCATGACGCACATAGAGATTGGCAAAAGAGAAGCTGCTCCAAAGTCATGTGATATTTGTGGATATGTTACTAAGGACTCTAATCATTATTACATGCATTATCACAAGTATTTCAGACATGGAGTACCCCTTCCAAAAGGCTGGAAACCTTACAAATGCGACACCTGTGGAAAAGAGTGCTTCACAAAGTTCCAATTGAAGGATCATAAACTTATCCATGTGGAACAGACACCATTTGTGTGTGAAACCTGTGGAACAGGGTTCAAATCAAGAACATGCTTAAATAGCCATGTGTATCACAAACACAGCACGGTACGCAAACATCCATGTACAGAATGCACCAAAACATTCAAAACTCGCACTCAGTTGTTAGTTCACAAGCGGACTCACAGTGGAGAAAAGCCATTCCAGTGTCCAGAATGTGCATACAAAAGTACTACTCGTGGGAACATGAGGATACACCTAACCAACAGGCATAAACTCAGCCCTGATGAAATCAAGTATCTCATGGAGAGCATAAAGTATAGCAATCCTGCTGTGCTATGTATTGTAGAGGTAAATGAAGATTATGAAGAGCCTCCAAATCCTGCAGTGGATAAAGAAGAAAAGAGTAAGTCCGGTCCATCAAGGCCACCAGTGAAATCCAAGAGCATAATGGTGATGAATCAGAAGGGGGCAATTGATGTGATGGACAGTCAGGAGTATGCTGAATCTCTCACAGTTGTAGGAGCGCCAAAATGTGCTCCACAGCCTCAAGTCAGGACAGGCGAACCCAGTGCTCCACAGCCTCAAGTCAGGGCAGGTGAACCCAGTGAAATGAATCCGCTACACTCCACACTAAACTCTCTGATGGAATCTTCTGCAAGTGCTGGAGCAACTTCTTCCACAGGTCTTCAGGATCCCCAGCAATATCTTCTACAAACCATCAACATCCCGATATCTCAAGAGCTTCCAATGGGAGATGTTGAGACAGCTCAACTGTTGTTTAATCATGTCAACAATGATCAGCTCCAGCATACAGATCACCCGTACACAATGGAAACTCCAATCAACCTGGTACAGGACAGTCAACAAAACATGAATGCAATCAGTCAAGGCCATAAAGGGTACAGCACAGATGAAATCCAGTCCATGCTAACCAACACTGGAAGGCAGTATGGACAATCCAAGTCTCAGAATGAAACCTATATACAAATGGTTCCTGCTGCTCAACTTCAGCATGTGCAATTGCAGGAGAGTTCATCTCAAAATACCACCAACATGAACCATTCCTCTCAATTGGTTAACCAACCAGAAATCCCTGTACAGAACATGTCCCCAATAAAGAAACAACTACAATATCAATACCAGATGAATGCAGACCCAGCTCATTCATTACTAATAAACAACCAGGAGCTCACTAGCTCACATTCCAATCAGCTGACTTCCACCCACCCCCAACCATCCGTGTCGCTTCTCCCGGTCAGTTTACAGACAACACACACCCCAATATCTCAGTATGTCACCATAGCCAGGAGGAATGAACAACAGCAAACAGTGCCCTCTAGTTCAGGGGCAGTAACTGTGCATACTTACATTGTCCGATCTCAGAAATCAGGATCAGACACCCTAAAAAATTACTCCTCAGAGCTACAAAACCAGAAGAAAGTGGATAATGACATCCTCCCTCCCACACACACACTATGGAACACTCCAATTACCATACAGGGAACAGTGGCCACCAATGCCCCCGCAGCCCAGAGAAGCCAGACCCGTCAACAGTACAGCAGCTCTGTACAGTCGACTGGTCGTTACACTGATAGTGACCATAGCAATGCAAATTACCCATATTCTAATTTCAAGTCATAA